In the Bicyclus anynana chromosome 22, ilBicAnyn1.1, whole genome shotgun sequence genome, AACCCAGGAATTCGTCATTCGAAGCTTCATGAGATAACCACTGGACACACGAGGCAGTTAAAGTTATCTTTTAAACATAGATACGCATAGATAAATGGTAGTGTTTACATTGTTTTTCCCGCTTCTTGGAAAACTTGTAAAGAGCTCGCTTCTGGTCattattttcctttatttttagcTCGCAAGAGTTACTACTCTAAAGCTCTTTACCAGAGAGCTCTTTCAGTGatagtatgtatttatttctggtgtatttatgtatttctaCGTATATCTATACAACACAAAGTCTTTTATCGCGTTTGTCTGTCTAATTacgataaactcaaaactaattAACGgattttcaccaatggaaagctatattattagCGAGCAATTGAAAGTGAGTTTGTTACTTTGTTACGCTTTCAGggctaaaccgctgaaccgattttgaaaattcttttaataatgGAAAGATaggttttgacgacctctttggCGCAATTgatagtgctgtggttctcaacaaagaggtcttggattcgattcccatCTCAGACTgtttaggatttaatattttctaaattggctcaggtcttgTCTGCTGTgcttcagctgtggctagttaccaccgtatgGGCAAAaataccgcaaagcgatttagcgttccggtacggtgtcgtgtagaaaccggaaggggtgtggattatcatcctcctaacaagttagcctgcttccatctaagattgtatcatcacttaccatcaggtaagattgtagtcaagggctatctcgTAGAgaagatttataaaatttagcgttccgctacgatgccACTTAGAAACTGTTAGAGATAAAAGTATAGTTGTTATTCCcttttcatttcatcatcatcatcatatcagccggtggacgtccactgcaggacataggccttttgtaacgacttacaaacatcacgatcctgagccacctgcatccaaaaagcgcagttggtcgaccctcaactagatggactgaggacatcaaacgagtcgctgGTATtcacaatatcaataaataaaattattttccccTAATGGCTTTTGTATTAGCAATGTTTTCCATCGAAGTGGGGAATGTGCTTACGCCATATTTCGGCGAAATGTTCGGTGCCATTACTTGCTAAGTGCACCGCGATATATTGCATTCGATTCTACGTCCCGTTGGAACGAGATACACAGTTGGGATGCGTTTTAAAAACAtccattttgtattatttttatacaattatttatttggattttCCTTTATTATGCTCTTTTCGGCAATATAGCTAAGTTAGGACAAAAAAATCCATAAtccttttttaagaaattaaatatcacgtgtctctaacggtgaaggaaaaacatcgtgaggaaacctgcataccagagaattttcgtaatgcgtatgtctgccaatccgcattgggccagcgtgatggactattggcctaacccctctcattctgagaggagactcgagctcagcagtgagtcgaatatgggttgacaatgaacGAACGACAATATAGCTAAGTTTAGACAAAAAAATCCATATCCTAAATCATCATTCAATATCATCcataacaacccattttcggtaTTTACCGTGAAAAAGCTTATAATATctcttatttaattacttaggacaataaaaatgtaataagtaagtgtaaataaatatagtttttataaaaacaaacgtaTTTTTCCGCTTATTtcgtaaaatactatattttctttaagtatACTTTAATAAGGctgaatttgaaaaaatactatatttttcttaaaaaatgttggcaaccctacacaCAGCTGATGAAAAGACacagtatttttttcatcagCTGTGCATTATTACTGTGTGGCCAGCTAATGTCGCTCGAATGACGTGTGAACACACAGCCTGTGTCACGTTGCCCGACTATTTGTGTGACTTGGAACAATACTGCGTTCCCACGAGGACGGACGTAGAATGTAGTATTGGGTAAAATTGGCGTACTTTTATTTGGGCATTGAGCTTTACGCCctaagggctcccgcacacgggccactggccacaaccacaaaacgtcgctgctcgcttcttgtggcccgcaccggctaCTAAACGCCGACACTAAACGCTGCCAcctcagacaaattattgtataggacctgcctcgctagacgttacttttctgtcaaagtatatgatcaacgatctaatgcgattattaaaactgtctctatagtgtcgatgtttcatagttgtaatcgtgttcttcggttaaagagctccgtaaacaTACCTTTTCGTGTAGtagaatggtgtaaaaaaacgggcaaaaagcTTCTAGTTTAGTGTATAgttatataccaaatctaagctcattttcctcagaaaatgacagacaattttgttcgtgaatctGATGGTTATACtagtccttctataattggtctgaggctgccACACGCTACTCGCGCGATTTCCGCACCCCTCTCTTTCTTATCTCAATAAACATGTGAGTAGTATCGACCAACGGCCACAAGTGGCTTTCGCGCgattcagctacttttgtggccccttcttgctggCGGCGTTTGTGGATGTCGCATGTAGCCCGTGTACGGCGACACTTAAGAAGTTAATTTtgtcagtggtgtgcacttcatagatgtaaaaatgcATTGTCTACGTAGGAGGCTCATTACGaagaaattttacattttctgcaattttagccgtgatagcccagaggatatgacctctgcctccgtttctaGAGTTAGAGAGTTAGATATAAAAAACATgtagaggaaacctgcataccagagaattttcttaattctctgcgtgtgtgaagtttgccaatccgctttggggcagcgtggtgtactattggcctagtccctctcattctgagaggagactcgagctcggcagtgagcagaatatgggttgataacgaacggtCCCAAAGAACCTAAAAATTATCCATTCAAGATactctttttaaaatataatgttctTTCTTTTCAGATCCGCTTAGCGCAAATGGGTGTGTCAAAGTGCATTATCTTCTTGCTCACCACCCACCTGATGTGCTATGTCACCGCCCAAGAAGTGGTGAGAAGGGTGCCTCAAGGATTCCTGGGCATGAGAGGCAAGAAATACAACGAGTATGCCGAATCAGAGTTCTACAAGCGGAAACCCCAGTTCTTTGTCGGTGTCAAAGGCAAGAAGAATTACGATCCGCCTTCCGAAATGGATATTAAAAGAGCACCCATGGGCTTCGTTGGTATGAGAGGCAAGAAAGAAGATTACCCTGACATCAAAGAcagtattaatataaatcaaCTTTCCGAAATGGATTTTAAAAGAGCACCCATGGGCTTTGTCGGTATGAGAGGCAAGAAAGAAGGTTACCCAGATTTTAGAAGCAGCAATGAATTGAGCGAATTTTCTGACATGGATTATAAACGAGCACCGATGGGCTTTGTTGGTATGAGAGGCAAGAAAGAAGATTACCCAGATTTAAAAAgcattaacaatttaaatcATTTTACGGATATTGATTATAAAAGAGCACCAATGGGCTTTGTAGGTATGAGAGGCAAGAAAGAAAGCTACCCAGATTTCAAAAGTGATAATGACTTAGAGCGATTATTTGATATGGATTACAAAAGGGCACCGATGGGTTTTGTTGGTATGAGAGGCAAGAAAGAAACTTATCCAGAATTCAGTAGTAACAATCGCTTGAATCCGTTTTTGGAAATGGATTATAAGAGAGCACCGATGGGGTTTGTAGGTATGAGAGGCAAGAAAGAATATTACCCAGACTCGATTGCTTCGGACGGCTATATACCAAAGAAGTCCGGTTCTCTGATCGGCCAGATAGATTACACAGCCGAAGATGAAACGTTGAACGCTGAAGAATATCCGATCTTGAACGAAGTTATTAATGAATATCTTAATAAGTTGcgattgaatttgaataatgaAGCATCCACTGTGTCTCCCGAGGTTTCTGCTGAAAGGTATAGtcattacttatttaaatttcagaGATGTAACTTTGCAATAAACTCGTGAAATAAGataattagattatttattacttaagtgAAAGCCTCTCTAAGCAACTTAAGGCCTCCTTATTTAAAGGAGCATTAGTTATTTTGTAacgaaacaaaataatatga is a window encoding:
- the LOC112043387 gene encoding tachykinins; this encodes MIRLAQMGVSKCIIFLLTTHLMCYVTAQEVVRRVPQGFLGMRGKKYNEYAESEFYKRKPQFFVGVKGKKNYDPPSEMDIKRAPMGFVGMRGKKEDYPDIKDSININQLSEMDFKRAPMGFVGMRGKKEGYPDFRSSNELSEFSDMDYKRAPMGFVGMRGKKEDYPDLKSINNLNHFTDIDYKRAPMGFVGMRGKKESYPDFKSDNDLERLFDMDYKRAPMGFVGMRGKKETYPEFSSNNRLNPFLEMDYKRAPMGFVGMRGKKEYYPDSIASDGYIPKKSGSLIGQIDYTAEDETLNAEEYPILNEVINEYLNKLRLNLNNEASTVSPEVSAERMNDVEKRANLRKFYGVRGKKSVQVKRPYDVSFRGKFIGVRGKKDLKNSGAQEIKFLLPRPWPKRRGQGFLGMRGKKWTDDDTVLDPEQSSEVVIPN